TAGCAGTAAGAAATACACTTGCTTCTGGTTGCGATGACACTTTAAAGTATTTTTATGATGAGGagatttttttctttattttgcTGGGTGCGATTTAGTAAGGATGAATAAGAAATTATTCTGCAACCAGAGCTAGGTCATGAAGACTAAATAGTAAGGATTGATAATGTAATTGCAATGGAATCCTCATACATTTTATTTTAGATTGTTCCAAAGTAAAGGGCCTAACTGTTTTGGAGATCTTTACTTAGTTAGAGCGAGTTAAGTTGGCTAGTAGAAAGTTGATGGCAATCAGTAACGCCGAATGCTTTCTATCAGCGCTCAGCATCAGTGTCTCCTCCCTAAACCAACTCGAAAGTCCAACCAAGGCCATTAACCTATTTACAACGTGCATCAAATGCTGGTTGCGAATTTTAATGGCTTCTCTCAAACACGCGCGCATTGGGCAAACACTCCcctttgaaaaatatagAGCTCGGCACTGTTATGGTACACTTACTTCTAACACAACAATGCAACTACATCACAACCTAACGCTTTTTATCTTTATCTTGATTAATTCTTGTTTTGCTGCCAAGGACTATCTTTTCAAGTCGTGTGAACAAAATGGCTTTTGTCATAGAAACAGACACTATGCTAATGCAATTAAGTCGGATCtcgatttcaaatcaccTTATATCATCGTTCCTGAAAGCATATCAATAGATAACGGTATTGTCAAGGGAATAGCTGTAAAGGAATTACCTAGTCTCACCACTCGTGTGGAGTTtccttttgaaattggtgtACTTGGCAATAGCTTTCATTTTAAATTAAATGAAAACAGAGAAGCCAATCAACAGCTTGTAAATTACAGAAGATACAATGAGACATCCAAATGGTCATTCGCAGAGGGTGTGAAGCTCAATAATGAAGTCAAGTATAACAAAGATAAGACATTAATTGATGTTGCATACGGACACAACAAGGTTTCAATTCAGTTCAGCCCTGTGAAGCTCACCTTTTTCTACAAGGACAAGGAAGTATTGGTCATCAACGATAAACAACTTCTCAATATTGAACACCAAAGGCTAGAAGAGAATAACAATGAGAACGTTCTCCCCCAGGAATCAACGTTTAATATGTTTTCAGACAATTTTGCAGATTCGAAAAATGACAAACTTCCCTTGGGACCCGAATCGATAGGGTTAGACTTTTCCTTGAAAGGTTTCAATAACTTGTATGGGATTCCCGAACATGCAGAttcaatgtttttgaaagacACAAGGGATAGGGAGCCTTATAGACTTTTCAATGTCGATATTTTTGAGTATGAGACTGATTCGAGATTGCCAATGTACGGTTCGAttccattgttgatggCTGTAAATGCAAATGCAGCTTTGGGAATATTTTGGGTGAACAGTGCTGATACATACATCGACATCACCAAAGATAAAGACTCATCAGTTCACTGGATGTCAGAGAACGGTGTGTTGGAATTTATagtcattgttgaaaactcACCAAAGCAGGTTAATGAAGAGTACGGAAAACTCACCGGAAACACGCAGCTACCCATATTATCAAGCTTGGGATATCATCAATGCAGATGGAACTACAATGACATAAAAGATGTGTTGGAAGTTAActccaaatttgatgaatctgAAATCCCATATGATACAATATGGTTGGATATTGAGTATGCAGATAACAAAAAGTATTTTACGTGGGATCTGGAGAACTTTGCTGATCCTGGGTACATGCTAAAGGAGTTGAACCGCACTGGAAGGAACCTTGCGGTCATCATTGACCCTCATATCAAAACAGGATATGAAGTAAGTGACgcaataatttcaaaaagtctTACAATGAAAAATAACGAAAATCAAGTGTATTATGGACATTGTTGGCCAGGAGAATCGGTCTGGATAGATACATTAGATCCAAAAAGTCAAC
The Candida orthopsilosis Co 90-125, chromosome 5 draft sequence genome window above contains:
- a CDS encoding Rot2 alpha-glucosidase II, catalytic subunit (required for N-linked protein glycosylation and normal cell wall synthesis), which encodes MAISNAECFLSALSISVSSLNQLESPTKAINLFTTCIKCWLRILMASLKHARIGQTLPFEKYRARHCYGTLTSNTTMQLHHNLTLFIFILINSCFAAKDYLFKSCEQNGFCHRNRHYANAIKSDLDFKSPYIIVPESISIDNGIVKGIAVKELPSLTTRVEFPFEIGVLGNSFHFKLNENREANQQLVNYRRYNETSKWSFAEGVKLNNEVKYNKDKTLIDVAYGHNKVSIQFSPVKLTFFYKDKEVLVINDKQLLNIEHQRLEENNNENVLPQESTFNMFSDNFADSKNDKLPLGPESIGLDFSLKGFNNLYGIPEHADSMFLKDTRDREPYRLFNVDIFEYETDSRLPMYGSIPLLMAVNANAALGIFWVNSADTYIDITKDKDSSVHWMSENGVLEFIVIVENSPKQVNEEYGKLTGNTQLPILSSLGYHQCRWNYNDIKDVLEVNSKFDESEIPYDTIWLDIEYADNKKYFTWDSENFADPGYMLKELNRTGRNLAVIIDPHIKTGYEVSDAIISKSLTMKNNENQVYYGHCWPGESVWIDTLDPKSQPFWNDLHKTFMISDEYKNLLLWNDMNEPSVFNGPETSAPKDNIHYGQWEHRSIHNLYGLTYHETTFKSLVNRLPTQRPFILTRSYFAGSQRTAAMWTGDNMSKWEYLKISIPMVLTSNIVGMPFAGADVGGFFGNPSSELLTRWYQAGIWYPFFRAHAHIDSRRREPYLIGDPFTSYIRDAIRLRYKLLPVFYTSFYEATLTGAPVLKPVFYEYQDSEDSQVYEIEDEFFLGNSGILVKPVTDEGANEVSFKAPKYEKENFYHFTNGIISDKVYRDGFKVELSDIPMLLKGGSVVPVKSRYRRSTKLMKHDPYTLVIALDKKGEATGQLYIDDGESLTPEYKLLSFIIDQHAIAVNSTGDYDLPVGFEKITIVGANFEIDTVSSGKLVKESNKIVINNPKEFPVKFSRKSESHDEL